A region from the Musa acuminata AAA Group cultivar baxijiao chromosome BXJ1-10, Cavendish_Baxijiao_AAA, whole genome shotgun sequence genome encodes:
- the LOC104000041 gene encoding NAC transcription factor NAM-B2-like — translation MEPVDLVPSGYRFVPTADELVVDYLANWVAGKPLPGRAVAFADVYGTEPWNLLGSDRMEGYFFADRQPKASGGSRVERTAGTGSWLLNRRQEPVKSIVDGREMVVGRRSYLSFKDGRRKNSGWVMYEYEMCSSTFETRVLCHVKKSSYQPISDGKFMKTVESTFTEAATETLTGGSSFVGQKRNREESSILSSAAPKKPCRGLVAHSNGAFQSDVSPPPTAVLQQLLLAPVVTIPESRLSSIDSVAPNEAGVPAASPSSTDVGGGDLGITAEELEAFDLGITAEEIEAFLASSSSSVDLGGEQHCTDDAFFTREVDALLMSDATDTASTTIPKASPSGPFFTSLEEVHAFLMSDDTFIASTTIPGASLSSELQACLMSDSTTVEKASTSSSNDSVGCAQTENIDDDDGLLQEIEALMKFDDTPMDSTMIPWLEQ, via the coding sequence ATGGAGCCCGTCGACCTCGTTCCGTCAGGCTACAGATTCGTTCCCACGGCGGATGAACTCGTGGTcgactacctcgccaactgggTCGCCGGCAAACCACTCcctggccgcgctgtcgccttcgccgacgtctacggcaccgagccgtggaatcttctcggcagcgatcggatggagggctatttctttgcggacCGCCAGCCCAAGGCCAGCGGCGGCTCGCGCGTGGAACGAACGGCCGGCACCGGTTCTTGGCTTCTGAACAGAAGGCAAGAACCCGTCAAGTCCATCGTCGacgggcgcgagatggtggtggGAAGAAGAAGCTACCTTTCCTTCAAGGACGGCCggcggaagaactccgggtggGTAATGTATGAATACGAGATGTGTTCATCCACCTTCGAGacacgagttctctgtcacgtgAAGAAGAGCTCGTATCAACCCATCTCCGACGGCAAGTTCATGAAAACGGTTGAGTCCACGTTCACGGAGGCCGCGACGGAGACGCTCACCGGCGGCAGCAGTTTCGTTGGgcagaagagaaatagagaggaatcTTCTATACTCTCATCAGCAGCACCCAAGAAGCCATGCCGGGGGTTGGTTGCACATTCCAACGGAGCATTCcagtccgacgtctcaccacctccaaccgcggtgTTGCAACAGCTCTTATTGGCTCCCGTCGTGACAATCCCGGAGAGTCGTCTTTCCTCCATCGACTCCGTggcaccgaacgaagccggagtcccAGCCGCCTCCCCATCTTCAACGGACGTTGGTGGAGGTGACCTCGGGATAACTGCGGAAGAACTCGAAGCATTTGACCTCGGGATAACTGCGGAGGAGAtcgaagcattcttggcttcgtcttcgtcgtcggtcgatcttggcggtgAGCAGCACTGCACCGACGATGCTTTCTTTACCAGAGAGGTTGATGCTCTCTTGATGTCCGATGCCACCGACACAGCCTCGACTACCATCCCCAAGGCCTCGCCGTCAGGCCCCTTCTTCACGAGCCTGGAAGAGGTCCATGCCTtcttgatgtccgatgacactTTCATTGCCTCGACTACGATCCCAGGGGCCTCGCTATCATCCGAGTTGCAAGCCTGCTTGATGtctgattcgaccacggtcgaaAAGGCTTCGACGTCATCGTCGAACGACTCTGTTGGGTGTGCGCAGACGGAGAACATAGACGACGACGACGGCTTGCTGCAAGAGATTGAAGCCCTCATGAAGTTCGATGACACCCCAATGGATTCGACTATGATCCCGTGGTTGGAGCAGTAG